A genomic window from Geovibrio ferrireducens includes:
- a CDS encoding tetratricopeptide repeat protein, protein MVTKINLKIIFICFCLLFQFHAFASDETFSTYEEAKELYLSKTKDPEDLSNKIKQWPKIFKTFSKYANEGNPEAITYLGQMYETGRGTKPNIKKAVKLYKQAFEMGEPNAKYFLSYLYLTGRGVSRNYDKARKMLEELLEAGDMRAAANLGSIYREGRGVKKDYKKAVGYYEIGVTTDPASMFLLGYMYFMNYGVETDYNKAFKLFTSSEQAGFQYGYYFIAYSYIYAKGTTTNLDMANSVFQMIYPVRSPEYYTSIHKAYLYEHGRVNKYNNDNRYNEYSRASSHGVYCGSFGLGNFNLVNPNTDSQFNPQKEWGVDLIIKSADDDCLDANIRLSEFYSTGSFVDKDLKKAAKYNKNAAKLLFLDKFEEHTRFAYLSPEEYYGRPHIIKWLKKEAETGNEKATAVINLLKSRKNIPGNYNWIDADSY, encoded by the coding sequence TTGGTAACAAAGATTAATTTAAAGATAATTTTTATTTGTTTTTGTTTATTGTTTCAGTTTCACGCATTTGCCTCGGATGAAACTTTTTCAACATACGAAGAAGCGAAAGAATTGTACCTTTCAAAGACCAAAGATCCTGAAGATTTATCAAATAAAATTAAGCAATGGCCTAAAATATTCAAAACTTTTAGCAAATATGCAAATGAAGGAAATCCAGAAGCAATCACCTACCTTGGACAGATGTATGAAACAGGCAGAGGAACAAAACCAAATATAAAAAAAGCAGTAAAACTATACAAACAAGCTTTTGAAATGGGAGAACCCAATGCCAAGTATTTTTTATCATATTTGTACTTAACAGGCAGAGGTGTCAGCAGAAACTATGATAAAGCTAGAAAGATGCTTGAAGAGTTGCTTGAAGCTGGTGACATGCGTGCTGCTGCGAATCTGGGAAGCATCTACCGCGAAGGAAGAGGTGTAAAGAAAGATTATAAAAAAGCTGTAGGGTACTACGAAATTGGCGTTACAACTGACCCAGCTTCCATGTTTCTACTTGGCTATATGTATTTTATGAACTATGGAGTAGAAACTGATTATAATAAAGCATTCAAGCTATTTACTTCATCGGAACAAGCCGGGTTTCAATATGGCTATTATTTTATAGCTTATTCATATATTTATGCTAAAGGGACAACTACTAATTTGGATATGGCTAATTCAGTTTTTCAAATGATATATCCCGTAAGATCTCCTGAATATTATACATCTATCCATAAAGCTTATTTATATGAGCATGGCAGAGTAAACAAATATAATAATGATAACAGATATAATGAATACTCTAGGGCAAGTAGTCACGGTGTATATTGTGGAAGCTTTGGCTTAGGAAATTTCAATTTAGTTAATCCAAATACTGATAGCCAATTTAATCCACAAAAAGAATGGGGTGTTGATTTAATAATAAAATCAGCTGATGACGATTGCCTTGATGCAAACATCAGACTTTCAGAGTTCTACTCTACTGGAAGTTTTGTTGATAAAGATCTCAAGAAAGCTGCAAAATATAATAAAAATGCAGCTAAACTACTCTTCTTAGACAAATTTGAAGAGCACACACGATTTGCCTATCTCTCCCCCGAAGAATATTACGGCAGACCGCACATAATAAAATGGCTGAAAAAGGAAGCAGAGACAGGAAACGAAAAAGCAACAGCGGTCATTAACCTTCTGAAATCACGAAAGAACATTCCCGGAAATTATAACTGGATAGATGCAGATTCATATTGA
- a CDS encoding DNA-3-methyladenine glycosylase I: MSYCDAIKTMNAEKAALHGNYHDNHYGFPLYDDNELFCRLVLEINQAGLSWETILKKEQAFRSAYDGFDVKTVAAYTEKDRERLLADAGIIRNRLKVNAAVENAKTILIIQKEHGSFKNWLDKHHPLKKEEWTKLFKKTFKFTGGEIVNEFLMSTGYLKGAHAEHCPVHKKVLESKPKWAEK; encoded by the coding sequence ATGTCATACTGCGATGCTATAAAAACCATGAACGCTGAGAAAGCCGCACTCCACGGCAATTACCACGATAATCACTACGGGTTTCCGCTGTATGATGATAATGAACTCTTCTGCCGCCTTGTGCTTGAAATAAATCAGGCAGGCTTAAGCTGGGAAACAATACTTAAAAAAGAGCAGGCATTCAGAAGCGCCTACGATGGCTTTGATGTGAAAACCGTTGCTGCATATACCGAAAAGGACAGGGAACGGCTGCTGGCCGATGCGGGGATCATCCGCAACAGGCTGAAAGTTAACGCCGCAGTTGAAAATGCCAAAACTATTCTGATTATTCAGAAAGAGCATGGTTCATTCAAAAACTGGCTTGATAAGCACCATCCCCTCAAAAAGGAGGAGTGGACAAAACTCTTCAAAAAAACTTTTAAATTCACCGGCGGAGAGATAGTAAACGAATTTCTTATGAGTACAGGCTACCTGAAAGGCGCCCACGCCGAGCACTGCCCGGTGCACAAAAAGGTTCTGGAATCAAAACCAAAATGGGCGGAAAAATAG
- a CDS encoding hemerythrin domain-containing protein, translating into MSALITELKNDHLQLLKLLQEVQITGLGNEAGRKKLLEGKRLLAGHLQKEDTRLYPSLKNNPAAKVVSEQFAGEMQKLTAEILDFMNRIEKAELNIEYAKELGRIISTLRLRINREEIQLYPLYDKVTAQ; encoded by the coding sequence ATGAGCGCATTAATCACTGAACTTAAAAACGACCATCTTCAGCTTCTTAAACTTCTTCAGGAAGTTCAGATAACAGGACTCGGCAATGAGGCCGGACGCAAAAAACTCCTTGAAGGAAAAAGGCTTCTCGCCGGGCATCTTCAGAAAGAGGACACAAGGCTTTACCCCTCACTGAAAAATAATCCTGCGGCAAAAGTCGTCAGTGAGCAGTTTGCGGGAGAGATGCAGAAGCTCACGGCGGAAATACTGGACTTCATGAACCGCATAGAAAAAGCGGAACTCAATATTGAATATGCCAAAGAACTGGGCAGAATAATATCTACTCTGAGGCTCCGAATCAACAGAGAGGAGATTCAGCTTTATCCTCTTTATGACAAGGTTACCGCGCAGTAA
- a CDS encoding Rrf2 family transcriptional regulator → MTSRNTQFSVAVHIMTGLGFHAGEYICSCNLAESVNACPSFVRRIIAKLSRAGLVRATRGKNGSCALAKKPEEITLFDIYKAVEAPKAFAVHSYPVQESCAVSCNMKPALEKVLDKAQESFENTLKTTRLSELVTQVS, encoded by the coding sequence ATGACTTCAAGAAACACTCAGTTCTCGGTGGCTGTACACATAATGACCGGCCTTGGTTTCCACGCGGGGGAATACATATGCTCCTGCAATCTGGCGGAGAGTGTAAATGCCTGCCCCAGCTTTGTCCGCCGCATTATCGCCAAGCTCTCAAGGGCGGGACTTGTCCGCGCCACCAGAGGGAAGAACGGTTCATGCGCTCTGGCAAAGAAACCGGAAGAAATCACTCTTTTTGATATATACAAAGCGGTCGAGGCACCCAAAGCCTTCGCTGTGCACTCTTATCCCGTTCAGGAATCATGCGCTGTAAGCTGCAACATGAAACCCGCACTGGAAAAGGTTCTGGACAAGGCACAGGAATCCTTTGAAAACACACTTAAAACAACCAGACTCTCCGAGCTTGTCACGCAGGTGAGCTGA
- a CDS encoding flavodoxin family protein, protein MKVIAFNGSPRKNFSTAHLLEKALEGAKAAGAETELVHLYDVDFKGCMSCFVCKVRNGKTYGRCAHRDGILPYLEKAAEADALIIGSPIYLGRTSGEASAFLERLIFPFISYADYRTLAPRKSSTAMIYTMNVTEQEKNDYGYDSHIKRNESFMERTFGSCESLCSFNTLQGTEKDYEKFELRGTFGEKIRYRNENFENDLQKAFDLGGRLAGK, encoded by the coding sequence ATGAAAGTTATAGCATTTAACGGAAGCCCCAGAAAGAATTTCAGCACTGCGCATCTTCTTGAAAAGGCTCTGGAAGGAGCAAAGGCAGCAGGAGCCGAGACTGAGCTTGTGCATCTGTATGATGTGGATTTCAAAGGCTGTATGAGCTGTTTTGTCTGTAAAGTGAGAAACGGCAAAACCTACGGCAGATGCGCCCATAGGGACGGTATTCTGCCCTATCTCGAAAAAGCCGCAGAAGCGGATGCGCTGATCATCGGCTCACCGATTTATCTCGGCAGAACAAGCGGAGAGGCATCAGCCTTTCTTGAGCGTCTTATTTTCCCGTTCATTTCATACGCCGACTACAGGACTCTCGCCCCCAGAAAATCCTCAACTGCAATGATTTATACCATGAACGTCACAGAGCAGGAAAAGAATGACTACGGATATGACTCTCACATTAAGAGAAATGAAAGCTTCATGGAGAGAACATTCGGCTCATGTGAAAGCCTTTGCAGTTTCAACACGCTTCAGGGAACAGAGAAAGACTATGAAAAGTTCGAGCTGCGCGGCACTTTCGGCGAAAAAATCAGATACCGCAATGAAAATTTTGAAAATGACCTGCAGAAAGCATTTGACCTTGGCGGAAGACTGGCTGGAAAATAA
- a CDS encoding CerR family C-terminal domain-containing protein, which translates to MDIRSNNVNEKNKGDRARQNLIEAAIDLFGEHGFTATGTRMIADKAGANISAIQYYFGGKEGLYRAVVSHIAEGIGSYINPLAAGIRNEFEKSGGGRDAAVKCIITAVRGLAAMFIRSDGPKRWALIVLREQAKPTPAFDILYDSVMKEAHGLFSRLIAAGAGIKPDSAEAHLRAHAVVGSVLAFLSARETAVRRLGTSDYTAEHMDLLDRLLPAMAVSSLNAVISEAE; encoded by the coding sequence ATGGATATACGAAGCAATAATGTTAATGAAAAAAACAAAGGGGACAGAGCAAGGCAGAATCTTATAGAAGCAGCCATAGATCTCTTCGGTGAGCATGGCTTCACCGCCACAGGCACAAGGATGATAGCCGATAAGGCCGGAGCGAATATCTCCGCCATTCAGTATTATTTCGGCGGAAAAGAGGGGCTGTACCGCGCCGTGGTTTCCCACATAGCAGAAGGAATCGGCTCATACATAAACCCTCTTGCTGCGGGGATAAGGAATGAGTTCGAGAAATCAGGCGGGGGACGCGATGCGGCAGTAAAATGTATTATAACCGCTGTCCGCGGACTGGCTGCTATGTTCATAAGGTCGGACGGGCCGAAACGCTGGGCGCTCATAGTTCTGAGGGAGCAGGCCAAGCCCACTCCCGCATTTGATATTCTTTACGATTCGGTGATGAAGGAAGCCCACGGGCTTTTCAGCAGGCTGATTGCCGCGGGTGCGGGGATAAAGCCCGACAGTGCGGAGGCGCATCTCAGGGCGCATGCTGTGGTGGGAAGTGTTCTTGCATTTTTATCCGCAAGGGAAACCGCAGTCCGCAGACTGGGCACTTCTGATTACACGGCGGAGCATATGGACTTGCTGGACAGGCTGCTCCCCGCTATGGCTGTTTCATCACTGAATGCTGTGATAAGCGAGGCTGAATAA